From uncultured Roseateles sp., the proteins below share one genomic window:
- a CDS encoding TetR/AcrR family transcriptional regulator → MPTAPPSRLTDRKREAIVRAAIAEFREHGFGGTSMDRIAAAAEVSKRTVYNHFPSKDELFAEILMQLWQRAKGLDVVVYDPARPLRDQLLALMAGKLRLINDPSFLNLVRVAVAEMMHAPERAQAMVERLGEKEDGDAGLAAWIRAAQQDGRLRPADAQFAAHQLQALLKGSAFWPQLAMGQQALTAAEQTRLLNDSVDMFLSFYAIPATPGSKT, encoded by the coding sequence ATGCCCACCGCGCCGCCCAGCCGCCTGACCGACAGAAAACGCGAGGCCATCGTGCGAGCCGCGATAGCCGAATTCCGCGAGCATGGCTTCGGCGGCACCAGCATGGACCGCATCGCCGCCGCAGCCGAGGTCTCCAAGCGCACCGTCTACAACCACTTCCCCAGCAAAGACGAGCTGTTCGCCGAAATCCTGATGCAGCTGTGGCAGCGCGCCAAGGGCCTGGACGTGGTGGTCTACGACCCCGCCCGCCCCTTGCGCGACCAGCTGCTGGCGCTGATGGCCGGCAAGCTGCGCCTGATCAATGACCCGAGTTTTCTGAACCTGGTGCGGGTGGCCGTGGCCGAGATGATGCATGCGCCCGAACGGGCCCAGGCGATGGTCGAGCGGCTCGGCGAAAAAGAAGACGGTGACGCCGGCCTGGCCGCCTGGATACGGGCGGCCCAGCAGGACGGCCGGCTGCGCCCGGCCGATGCGCAGTTCGCCGCCCACCAGCTGCAGGCCCTGCTCAAGGGCTCGGCCTTCTGGCCCCAGCTGGCCATGGGCCAGCAGGCGCTGACGGCGGCCGAGCAGACCCGGTTGCTGAACGACAGCGTGGACATGTTTCTCAGCTTCTATGCCATCCCCGCAACACCCGGGAGCAAGACATGA
- a CDS encoding diguanylate cyclase, giving the protein MFDSSPESAPELTSAQLEELLRQARQAREALQLPQGLALAHQVWVAADDQGYLSEQIEAGYLRVFFLVRQGALAEMLRAGEEVTALMREQGPSEQLCEVLRWMTLSSFESGDFEPAMRFAHEGCSVAQRLGNTRQIALSLNALAAVFERMGDPWQAERLMGEAAALVREGDYAFERMISLNNLCAVTLGAYYLLQDGERFDLARQALQRGKQYATEAFALAQAAGDPFSHVLTAGNLGEVGLQLGDLDAAEALLRPALEQAQEHGLQAHVLRLRCVLADLALTRGQAEQAHQEVSGLLENLNEMASVPTRLRVHKLMHRSSKALGLTAEALEHLEALHKIERRSTTVQLEAQSRFFVTRLEAEQARLQAEQAASFSPLGGPAAPVAAGPDNIDPLTGLRNRRHLESVMPGLMLTAEAKSASLTLALIDVDHLKHVNTEFGYAAGDQVLQRLADMLRDNTRGSDILVRMDGEEFLVVFPDTVADRAFEVCERLREHVELHPWNEVAPGLHVTLSIGLASAPPYGTDLLAGRAQNAMYRAKHLGMNRVALA; this is encoded by the coding sequence ATGTTCGACTCAAGCCCTGAATCCGCCCCCGAGCTGACCAGCGCACAGCTGGAAGAGCTGTTGCGCCAGGCACGCCAGGCGCGCGAGGCGTTGCAGCTGCCGCAGGGGCTGGCCCTGGCCCATCAGGTCTGGGTGGCGGCCGACGACCAGGGCTATCTGTCGGAGCAGATCGAGGCCGGCTATCTGCGCGTGTTTTTCCTGGTGCGCCAGGGCGCGCTGGCCGAGATGCTGCGGGCCGGCGAGGAAGTCACGGCCCTGATGCGCGAGCAGGGGCCCAGCGAGCAGCTCTGCGAAGTGCTGCGCTGGATGACCTTGAGCAGCTTCGAATCCGGCGACTTCGAGCCCGCGATGCGCTTTGCCCATGAGGGCTGCTCGGTTGCCCAGCGCCTGGGCAACACGCGGCAGATTGCGCTGTCGCTGAACGCGCTGGCGGCGGTGTTCGAACGGATGGGCGACCCCTGGCAGGCCGAGCGCCTGATGGGCGAGGCGGCGGCCCTGGTGCGCGAGGGCGATTACGCCTTCGAGCGCATGATTTCGCTGAACAATCTCTGCGCCGTGACGCTGGGCGCCTACTACCTGCTGCAGGACGGCGAACGCTTTGATCTGGCCCGGCAGGCGCTGCAGCGTGGCAAGCAGTACGCGACCGAGGCCTTTGCGCTGGCTCAGGCGGCGGGTGACCCGTTTTCCCATGTGCTGACGGCCGGCAATCTGGGCGAGGTGGGCCTGCAGCTGGGCGATCTCGACGCGGCCGAGGCGCTGCTGCGGCCGGCGCTGGAGCAGGCCCAGGAGCATGGCCTGCAAGCCCATGTGCTGCGCCTGCGCTGCGTGCTGGCCGATCTGGCGCTGACGCGCGGGCAGGCCGAACAAGCCCATCAGGAGGTCAGCGGCCTGCTCGAGAATCTGAACGAGATGGCCTCGGTGCCGACGCGGCTGCGCGTGCACAAGCTGATGCACCGCAGCAGCAAGGCGCTGGGCTTGACGGCCGAGGCGCTGGAGCATCTGGAGGCACTGCACAAGATCGAGCGGCGCAGCACCACGGTGCAACTGGAGGCGCAGTCGCGCTTCTTCGTCACCCGGCTGGAGGCCGAACAGGCACGGCTGCAGGCCGAGCAGGCGGCTTCGTTTTCGCCACTCGGCGGGCCGGCCGCGCCGGTCGCTGCCGGACCGGACAATATCGATCCCCTCACCGGCCTGCGCAACCGCCGCCATCTGGAGTCGGTGATGCCCGGCCTGATGCTGACCGCCGAGGCCAAGAGCGCCTCGCTGACCCTGGCCCTGATCGACGTCGATCACCTCAAACACGTCAACACCGAGTTCGGCTATGCCGCCGGCGACCAGGTCCTGCAGCGCCTGGCCGACATGCTGCGCGACAACACCCGCGGCTCCGACATCCTGGTGCGCATGGACGGCGAGGAGTTTCTGGTCGTCTTTCCCGACACCGTGGCCGACCGTGCCTTCGAGGTCTGCGAACGTTTACGCGAGCATGTCGAGCTGCACCCCTGGAACGAAGTCGCGCCGGGCCTGCATGTCACGCTCAGCATAGGCCTGGCCAGCGCGCCGCCCTATGGCACCGACCTGCTGGCCGGCCGGGCGCAGAACGCCATGTACCGGGCCAAGCATCTGGGCATGAACCGGGTGGCCTTAGCCTGA
- a CDS encoding fumarylacetoacetate hydrolase family protein: protein MSNYIFAPQEQPSVAVRGSSARYAVSRIYCVGRNYAAHAREMGGNPDREPPFYFTKPANALVPSGATVAYPPGTKNYHYEMELVIAIGKPVFRVAVEDALDAVWGYAAGLDMTRRDLQAEAKAAGRPWDLAKGFEQSAVITELVPAATLGHLAKGRIALSVNGTVKQQSDLADMIWSVPEIVANLSQFYHLQPGDLIYTGTPEGVGAVQAGDLITGEIEGLDTLSLKVAAAE, encoded by the coding sequence ATGAGCAACTACATCTTTGCCCCCCAAGAGCAACCCAGCGTGGCGGTGCGCGGCAGCAGCGCCCGTTACGCGGTGTCGCGCATCTACTGCGTCGGCCGCAACTATGCCGCCCATGCGCGCGAGATGGGCGGCAACCCCGACCGCGAGCCGCCCTTTTACTTCACCAAGCCGGCCAATGCGCTGGTGCCCTCGGGCGCCACCGTGGCCTATCCACCCGGCACCAAGAACTACCACTACGAGATGGAGCTGGTGATCGCCATCGGCAAGCCGGTGTTCCGCGTCGCGGTTGAAGACGCGCTGGATGCCGTCTGGGGCTATGCCGCCGGCCTGGACATGACGCGCCGCGATCTGCAGGCCGAGGCCAAGGCGGCCGGCCGGCCCTGGGATCTGGCCAAGGGCTTCGAGCAATCGGCGGTGATCACCGAGCTGGTGCCTGCGGCCACGCTGGGCCACTTGGCCAAGGGCCGCATCGCGCTGTCCGTCAATGGCACGGTCAAGCAGCAAAGCGACCTGGCCGACATGATCTGGAGCGTGCCCGAGATCGTCGCCAACCTGTCGCAGTTCTACCATCTGCAGCCCGGCGACCTGATCTACACCGGCACGCCCGAGGGCGTCGGCGCGGTGCAGGCGGGTGACCTGATCACCGGCGAAATCGAAGGCCTTGACACGCTGAGCCTGAAGGTTGCCGCCGCGGAATAA
- a CDS encoding septal ring lytic transglycosylase RlpA family protein, protein MDRLHLRRGPLLSVLAVALLLAGCAGAPRTPSSAPGPTAPRPAPDPGRDGPEAVIPPNLHLVPDAEPRVEPLRQGGPNKPYEVLGRRYEPLTGDQPLVERGLASWYGRKFHGRSTSSGETYNMYAMTAAHPTMPIPSYARVRNPANGREVLVRVNDRGPFHGGRVIDLSYTAALKLDILRGVTPVEVERLTFEDIRTGAWRRDNPTPVFVASEAAGAPERSLTFAPAARVDPALLLPDDEAALPTAPKIASPGYWLQLGAFSRLDGAETLRQKLAADLEGLAPLLTIFKDSSLHRLQAGPYPTREEARQAAERLRAALNLTPVLVQRR, encoded by the coding sequence ATGGATAGGCTTCATCTGCGCCGCGGGCCATTGCTGTCGGTGCTGGCCGTCGCCCTGCTGCTGGCCGGCTGCGCCGGCGCGCCTCGAACGCCCTCCTCGGCGCCAGGGCCGACCGCACCCCGCCCCGCCCCCGACCCGGGACGCGACGGCCCCGAGGCAGTGATTCCGCCCAATCTGCACCTGGTGCCCGATGCCGAGCCGCGCGTCGAGCCCCTGCGCCAGGGCGGGCCCAACAAGCCCTACGAGGTGCTGGGCCGGCGCTACGAGCCGCTGACCGGTGACCAGCCGCTGGTCGAGCGCGGCCTGGCCTCCTGGTATGGCCGCAAGTTCCACGGCCGCTCGACCTCCAGCGGCGAGACCTACAACATGTATGCGATGACGGCCGCCCACCCGACCATGCCCATTCCCAGCTATGCCCGGGTGCGCAACCCGGCCAATGGCCGCGAGGTGCTGGTGCGCGTCAATGACCGTGGCCCCTTCCATGGCGGGCGTGTGATCGACCTCAGCTACACCGCTGCGCTGAAGCTGGACATTCTGCGTGGCGTGACCCCCGTCGAGGTCGAGCGCCTGACCTTCGAGGACATACGCACCGGCGCCTGGCGGCGCGACAACCCGACGCCGGTGTTCGTGGCCAGCGAGGCGGCCGGGGCGCCGGAGCGCAGCCTCACCTTCGCGCCCGCGGCCAGGGTCGATCCGGCCCTGCTGCTGCCCGACGATGAGGCGGCCCTGCCCACCGCCCCCAAGATCGCCAGCCCGGGCTACTGGCTGCAGCTGGGCGCGTTCTCACGGCTGGACGGGGCCGAAACGCTGCGCCAGAAGCTGGCAGCCGATCTGGAGGGCCTGGCCCCGCTGCTGACCATCTTCAAGGACAGCAGCCTGCACCGGCTGCAGGCCGGGCCCTACCCGACGCGCGAGGAGGCGCGCCAGGCAGCCGAGCGGCTGCGCGCAGCGCTCAATCTCACACCGGTGCTGGTGCAGCGACGTTAA
- the nadC gene encoding carboxylating nicotinate-nucleotide diphosphorylase, which translates to MFEHNETLEEARQRNIRDALFEDVGLCDWTAQLVPAGQRVKAHVRVREAAVLCGRGWFDGTLAALDPSARIEWQYQEGELMSADTVVCQITADARALLTAERPALNFLQLLSATATLTHAHVQAIAGASTNPNGCAVLDTRKTLPGLRLAQKYAVRVGGGQNQRLALYDGILIKENHIAAAGGVRAAVLAAQDLHAGVGIQVEVENLGELIEALEAGAESVLLDNFSEAMMVEAVALTGGRALLEVSGGVALDQLRWIAATGVDRISIGRLTKDVKAVDYSMRVEGPA; encoded by the coding sequence ATGTTTGAGCACAACGAAACCCTCGAAGAGGCGCGCCAGCGCAATATCCGCGACGCGCTGTTCGAGGACGTCGGCCTGTGCGACTGGACGGCCCAGCTGGTGCCGGCCGGTCAGCGCGTCAAGGCCCATGTGAGGGTGCGCGAAGCCGCGGTGCTGTGCGGCCGCGGCTGGTTCGACGGTACCCTGGCCGCGCTGGACCCGAGCGCGCGCATCGAGTGGCAGTACCAGGAGGGCGAGCTGATGAGCGCCGACACGGTGGTCTGCCAGATCACCGCCGACGCCCGCGCCCTGCTCACCGCCGAGCGTCCGGCGCTGAATTTTCTGCAACTGCTGTCGGCCACCGCCACGCTCACCCATGCCCATGTGCAGGCCATCGCCGGTGCCTCGACCAATCCGAACGGCTGCGCGGTGCTGGACACGCGCAAGACCCTGCCCGGCCTGCGCCTGGCGCAGAAGTACGCGGTGCGCGTCGGTGGCGGGCAGAACCAGCGCCTGGCCCTGTACGACGGCATCCTGATCAAGGAAAACCATATCGCCGCCGCCGGTGGCGTGCGCGCTGCCGTGCTGGCGGCGCAGGACCTGCATGCCGGCGTGGGCATACAGGTCGAGGTCGAGAACCTGGGCGAGCTGATCGAGGCATTGGAGGCCGGGGCCGAAAGCGTGCTGCTGGACAACTTCAGCGAGGCGATGATGGTCGAGGCCGTGGCCCTGACCGGCGGACGCGCGCTGCTCGAGGTCTCGGGCGGCGTGGCGCTGGACCAGCTGCGCTGGATTGCCGCCACCGGCGTCGATCGCATCTCGATCGGCCGGCTGACCAAGGACGTCAAGGCGGTGGATTACTCGATGCGGGTCGAGGGGCCGGCCTGA
- a CDS encoding SDR family oxidoreductase codes for MPKIALITGAGRGIGAATALLCAERGYDLALNYARDEVSALALAEQIRAMGRRALLVQADVSQEAEVLRMFAAIDAGLGPLTALVNNAGIVAPGARLEQMTAERMRRVFEVNVLGSLLCAREAVRRMGRSNGGNGGAIVNVSSRAAQLGSPGVYVDYAASKGAIDTFTVGLAREVAGDGIRVNGVRPGIIDTEIHAGGGLGAQLPGVVAGLPMARMGTAQEIAQAIVWLLSDAASYTTGALLDVSGGR; via the coding sequence CTGCCAAAAATTGCTTTGATTACCGGCGCTGGCCGTGGCATCGGCGCCGCGACGGCGCTGCTCTGTGCCGAGCGGGGCTATGACCTGGCGCTGAACTACGCCCGCGATGAAGTGAGTGCGCTGGCGCTGGCCGAGCAGATTCGGGCGATGGGCCGGCGCGCCCTGCTGGTGCAGGCCGATGTGTCGCAAGAGGCCGAGGTGCTGCGCATGTTTGCCGCCATCGATGCCGGGCTGGGCCCGCTGACGGCCCTGGTCAACAACGCCGGCATCGTCGCCCCCGGTGCGCGGCTCGAGCAGATGACGGCCGAACGCATGCGCCGCGTGTTCGAGGTCAATGTGCTGGGCAGTTTGCTGTGTGCCCGCGAGGCGGTGCGGCGGATGGGCCGATCAAATGGCGGCAACGGTGGCGCCATCGTCAATGTCTCGTCGCGCGCGGCCCAGCTGGGCTCGCCGGGCGTGTATGTGGACTACGCCGCCAGCAAGGGCGCGATCGACACTTTCACCGTCGGCCTGGCGCGCGAGGTGGCCGGGGACGGCATACGCGTGAATGGCGTGCGGCCGGGCATTATCGATACCGAGATCCATGCCGGTGGCGGTCTCGGCGCCCAGCTGCCCGGCGTCGTTGCCGGCCTGCCGATGGCGCGCATGGGCACGGCGCAGGAGATTGCCCAGGCCATCGTCTGGCTGCTGTCCGATGCGGCCAGCTACACGACCGGGGCGCTGCTGGACGTCAGTGGCGGACGTTAA
- a CDS encoding MBL fold metallo-hydrolase: protein MAYRPFKALRSAAAQFPQSPQFVRGKFRNEAPAQRLGWEKTLQVMWRFVLDKPADATPKRPIPVLPLTHTDLLAAPDGSLFRLGHSTMLLKLQGEFWLTDPVFSERASPFQWLGPKRFHAPPIAIAELPAIKGVILSHDHYDHLDHAAILALRPKVEHFLTPLGVGDRLIEWGVPAAKVQQFDWWQGVTIAGVRFVATPAQHFSGRSLSDGNTTLWASWVIISDELRVFFSGDTGYFDGFKAIGERFGPFDLTLIETGAYNTDWPDVHMQPEQSLQAHLDVRGRWLLPVHNGTFDLALHPWQEPFERITALAAAQGVPMSAPRMGERISIKAPPASTGWWREPAVEPLGLSAQPASGS from the coding sequence ATGGCCTACCGTCCTTTCAAAGCCTTGCGCTCCGCCGCCGCTCAGTTCCCGCAGTCGCCGCAGTTCGTGCGCGGCAAGTTCCGCAACGAGGCGCCGGCCCAGCGCCTGGGTTGGGAGAAGACGCTGCAGGTGATGTGGCGCTTTGTGCTCGACAAGCCGGCCGATGCGACGCCCAAGCGGCCGATTCCCGTGCTGCCGCTGACCCACACCGACCTGCTGGCCGCGCCCGATGGCAGCCTGTTCCGCCTCGGCCACTCGACCATGCTGCTGAAGCTGCAGGGCGAGTTCTGGCTCACCGATCCGGTGTTTTCCGAGCGCGCCTCGCCGTTCCAGTGGCTGGGCCCGAAGCGCTTCCACGCGCCGCCGATTGCCATCGCCGAGCTGCCGGCCATCAAGGGCGTGATCCTGTCGCACGACCACTACGACCATCTGGATCATGCCGCCATCCTGGCGCTGCGTCCCAAGGTCGAGCATTTCCTGACGCCGCTGGGCGTCGGCGACCGGCTGATCGAATGGGGCGTGCCGGCGGCCAAGGTGCAGCAGTTCGACTGGTGGCAGGGCGTGACGATTGCCGGTGTGCGCTTCGTCGCCACGCCGGCCCAGCATTTCTCGGGCCGGTCCTTGAGCGACGGCAACACCACCTTGTGGGCCTCCTGGGTCATCATCAGCGACGAGCTGCGCGTGTTCTTCAGCGGCGACACCGGCTATTTCGACGGCTTCAAGGCGATTGGCGAGCGCTTCGGCCCCTTCGACCTGACCCTGATCGAGACCGGCGCCTACAACACCGACTGGCCCGATGTGCATATGCAGCCCGAGCAAAGCCTGCAGGCCCATCTGGACGTCAGGGGCCGCTGGTTGCTGCCGGTGCACAACGGTACTTTCGATCTGGCCCTGCATCCCTGGCAGGAGCCCTTCGAGCGCATCACCGCGCTGGCCGCCGCCCAGGGCGTGCCCATGAGTGCGCCCAGGATGGGTGAGCGCATCAGCATCAAGGCGCCGCCGGCCTCCACCGGCTGGTGGCGCGAGCCGGCCGTCGAGCCGCTGGGCCTGAGCGCTCAGCCGGCCAGCGGTTCGTAA
- a CDS encoding adenylate/guanylate cyclase domain-containing protein, whose product MSRSSFAERWLAAWPALLRWLAGLGLVGLMLAHATQHLQLPGLARLELQLYDARLRLFAPATADPRIVILDIDERSLAQLGRWPWKRSLLAEVIEKAFSPGGALLLGLDMVLAEPDDSSGLSTLEALAAGPLRDDTAFTDQLQTLRPSLDHDARLARVLQQHAVVLGFHLSNADGAARIGSLPPPSVAPAVMGSQLAALTDWQGYGANLAPLQQASTQAGFLNALADADGITRRMPLLARHQGQAYAALPLVLAQTLMGNAAITPVRAPLVACPAPLVGLSLATPRGPLLLPTDGQAAVLVPYRAAGGDYARYSVADLLAGRLPADALRGRVVLLGSSAPGLLDQRTTPLASAYPGVAVHASVLSGLLDGSLASAPGHAPALEAAVLLLMGLSLLWLLPRLSWPGVIASALLWLVLLLGLNFTAWVWARQALPLAAGLLLLPGLLGLHLLFAYFGERGAKRRLGALFGHYVPPALVQEMSLHPGRYSMASRSAELTVLFADVRGFTGIAERLSPAELAALMHEYFSAMTEIVGTHRGTLDKYMGDALMAFWGAPLDDADHALHAVQAALAMQAELTRLNARFAAAGRPQLAISIGIHSGSMVVGDLGSRQRRAYTVLGDNVNLAARLQELCGQRGASLLISEATHARLGGALPCAVLGPVAVRGRQGEVVIYEPLAG is encoded by the coding sequence GTGTCGAGATCAAGCTTCGCTGAGCGCTGGTTGGCCGCCTGGCCGGCGCTGCTGCGTTGGCTGGCCGGCCTGGGTCTGGTGGGGCTGATGCTGGCCCACGCCACCCAGCATCTGCAGCTGCCCGGCCTGGCGCGGCTGGAGCTGCAGCTGTATGACGCCCGGCTGCGCCTGTTCGCCCCGGCCACAGCCGACCCACGCATCGTGATACTGGACATCGACGAGCGGTCCTTGGCTCAGCTGGGCCGCTGGCCCTGGAAGCGCTCGCTGCTGGCCGAGGTCATCGAAAAGGCCTTCAGCCCCGGGGGCGCACTGTTGCTGGGCCTGGACATGGTGCTGGCCGAACCCGACGACAGCTCCGGCCTGAGCACGCTGGAGGCGCTGGCCGCCGGCCCGCTGCGCGATGACACGGCCTTCACCGATCAGCTGCAGACGCTGCGCCCCAGCCTGGACCATGACGCCCGCCTGGCCCGGGTGTTGCAGCAGCATGCGGTGGTGCTGGGCTTTCATCTGTCGAACGCCGACGGCGCGGCGCGCATCGGCAGCCTGCCGCCGCCCAGCGTGGCGCCGGCCGTGATGGGCTCGCAGCTCGCGGCGCTGACCGACTGGCAGGGCTATGGCGCCAACCTGGCGCCGCTGCAGCAGGCCAGTACCCAGGCCGGTTTTCTGAATGCGCTGGCCGATGCCGATGGCATCACCCGACGCATGCCGCTGCTGGCGCGGCACCAGGGCCAGGCCTATGCCGCCCTGCCCCTGGTGCTGGCGCAGACCTTGATGGGCAACGCGGCCATCACGCCGGTGCGGGCGCCCCTGGTCGCCTGCCCGGCGCCGCTGGTCGGCCTGAGCCTGGCCACGCCGCGCGGCCCGCTGCTCTTGCCCACCGATGGCCAGGCCGCCGTGCTCGTGCCCTACCGAGCCGCCGGCGGCGACTATGCCCGCTATTCGGTCGCCGATCTGCTCGCCGGGCGCCTGCCGGCGGACGCGCTGCGCGGCCGTGTGGTGCTGCTGGGCAGCAGCGCGCCGGGCCTGCTGGACCAGCGCACCACGCCGCTGGCCAGCGCCTATCCGGGCGTGGCCGTCCATGCCAGCGTGCTGTCGGGTCTGCTCGACGGCAGCCTGGCCAGCGCGCCCGGCCATGCCCCGGCGCTGGAGGCCGCCGTGCTGCTGCTGATGGGCCTGAGCCTGCTGTGGCTGCTGCCGCGGCTGAGCTGGCCGGGCGTGATCGCCTCCGCCCTGCTGTGGCTGGTGCTGCTGCTGGGCCTGAACTTCACCGCCTGGGTCTGGGCCCGGCAGGCGCTGCCGCTGGCCGCGGGCCTGCTGCTGCTGCCCGGCCTGCTGGGCCTGCACCTGCTGTTCGCCTACTTCGGCGAGCGGGGTGCCAAGCGGCGCCTGGGCGCGCTGTTCGGCCATTACGTGCCGCCGGCCCTGGTGCAGGAGATGAGCTTGCATCCCGGCCGCTATTCGATGGCCAGCCGCAGCGCCGAGCTGACCGTGCTGTTCGCCGATGTGCGCGGCTTCACCGGCATCGCCGAGCGGCTGAGCCCCGCTGAGCTGGCGGCGCTGATGCACGAGTACTTTTCCGCCATGACCGAGATCGTCGGCACGCACCGCGGCACCCTGGACAAATACATGGGCGATGCGCTGATGGCCTTCTGGGGCGCGCCGCTGGACGATGCCGACCATGCCCTGCACGCGGTGCAGGCGGCGCTGGCCATGCAGGCCGAACTGACGCGCTTGAACGCGCGCTTCGCCGCCGCCGGCCGGCCCCAGCTGGCGATCAGCATAGGCATCCACAGCGGGTCTATGGTGGTCGGCGACCTGGGCTCGCGCCAGCGCCGTGCCTACACGGTGCTGGGAGACAACGTCAATCTGGCCGCCCGTCTGCAGGAGCTGTGCGGCCAGCGCGGCGCCTCGCTGCTGATCAGCGAGGCCACCCATGCGCGGCTGGGTGGCGCCCTGCCCTGCGCCGTGCTGGGGCCGGTGGCCGTGCGCGGGCGTCAGGGCGAGGTGGTGATTTACGAACCGCTGGCCGGCTGA
- a CDS encoding alpha/beta hydrolase-fold protein, whose product MIRRTLTLTAGAALLLTLAGCAAPPRVKTHTALPGVEVLPTALAMPGMDRQRQLRIYLPPGYAQSSERYPVLYMHDGQNLFDDFTSYAGEWGVDETLDELARSHGLKLIVVGIDNGGDQRMTELNPWDHPKFGKGEGAAYTRFIVEVVKPHIDRQYRTRPGREHTAVMGSSMGGLISHYAIQQYPQVFSKAGIFSPSYWAAPALRDAPQRPLPADARLYLYMGGREGGEMNRDARQMVAALSGHALPAEQLRFSTQAAAEHNEDAWRAEFKPALLWLFSPDAP is encoded by the coding sequence ATGATCAGACGAACGCTGACGCTGACCGCGGGCGCCGCCCTGCTGCTCACCCTGGCGGGCTGCGCCGCTCCTCCCCGGGTCAAGACGCACACGGCCCTGCCCGGCGTCGAGGTGTTGCCCACGGCCCTGGCCATGCCCGGCATGGACCGCCAACGCCAGCTGCGCATCTATCTGCCTCCCGGCTATGCCCAGAGCAGCGAGCGCTACCCGGTGCTTTATATGCACGATGGCCAGAACCTGTTCGACGACTTCACCTCCTATGCCGGCGAGTGGGGCGTGGACGAGACCCTGGACGAACTGGCGCGCAGCCATGGGCTGAAGCTGATCGTCGTCGGCATAGACAACGGCGGCGACCAGCGCATGACCGAGCTCAACCCCTGGGACCATCCGAAGTTCGGCAAGGGCGAGGGGGCGGCCTACACGCGCTTCATCGTCGAGGTGGTGAAGCCGCACATCGACCGCCAATACCGCACCCGGCCCGGGCGCGAGCACACGGCGGTGATGGGCAGCTCGATGGGCGGGCTGATCTCGCACTATGCGATCCAGCAATACCCGCAGGTGTTCAGCAAGGCCGGCATCTTCTCGCCGTCCTACTGGGCGGCACCGGCGCTGCGCGACGCCCCGCAGCGTCCGCTGCCGGCCGATGCGCGGCTGTACCTTTACATGGGCGGCCGCGAAGGCGGGGAGATGAACCGCGATGCACGGCAGATGGTCGCGGCGTTGAGCGGCCATGCCCTGCCGGCCGAACAGCTGCGTTTCAGCACCCAGGCCGCGGCCGAGCACAACGAAGACGCCTGGCGGGCTGAGTTCAAGCCGGCGCTGCTGTGGCTGTTCAGTCCCGACGCCCCCTGA